A region of Zeugodacus cucurbitae isolate PBARC_wt_2022May chromosome 5, idZeuCucr1.2, whole genome shotgun sequence DNA encodes the following proteins:
- the LOC105215143 gene encoding glycine-rich selenoprotein-like — MKFYALFVFALAMLAMAFAIPNPEPRPIPEPYPGGGGGGGGGGGGGGGGGGGGGGK; from the exons ATGAAGTTCTATGCGCTCTTCGTTTTCGCACTAGCCATGCTGGCTATGGCATTTG CCATTCCTAATCCGGAGCCTCGCCCAATTCCTGAGCCATAtcctggtggtggtggcggagGCGGAGGAGGTGGAggaggcggcggcggtggcggtggaGGTGGTGGTGGTAAATAA